A genomic window from Tenebrio molitor chromosome X, icTenMoli1.1, whole genome shotgun sequence includes:
- the LOC138140280 gene encoding protein phosphatase 1 regulatory subunit 37: protein MLNVMDLSPILNEFDTPFLVDSGTESFTESPVAEEESEHSEDSTVCDIDSSNSIQKCNVQLHILDKDVSVDEDILAVPLEPIRTHTITKPCSVATTCQQDEGSGEPNYNELLLPSILRRESSNSTIVRKVSFPTAETELATYREPEYDYPWTINTYLSSEKILQIYQASCKQHKTIELDIIKNLIMDIKNNTNHSAVLNLSMINITNEVNETLEDLLKVANFRTLVLYECKFTPETISEFLNMLEYYESVCDIEVAMNFDEITWKCFCNACTNIMVLESISFKGMVINENYMRLLLNAVKNNSIITTLKFDACMLIKLPSFYLVESLMTNTTLCELYLPSTGLYTKEADCLGRFLQRNFTLKVLDISNNFIGDRGLEVLAKGLTKQTTLGCGLSVLVVFNNQITEKSGPIISNIISECKNLHTLNIGYNNLTDEVVANIAPSLEITTTLEGLGLQCTLLTCKGIDSLAVAIENNNSLQKINLKGNKAIQVTGLERLCQALTSSKISKIEIDDSNRSSHDPQAYVQLVKKMNAICTVNKTFKETSNDEIASNQMVSRKVSLSCEPRYVTPDTPAAAVQIESPITSPIPSPRPPKSRFQITKVQDPNSRPISRFKVTRVIPSPDEDVTLGKFANVRSSVSSNDSVDSLQLDTDSD from the exons ATGTTGAACGTAATGGATTTGTCTCCAATTTTGAATGAATTTGACACGCCTTTCCTTGTAGACAGTGGCACAGAAAGTTTTACTGAAAGCCCTGTTGCAGAAGAAGAAAGTGAACATTCTGAAGATTCAACAGTGTGCGATATCG aTTCTTCAAACTCCATTCAGAAATGTAATGTGCAATTGCACATCTTGGACAAAGATGTGTCAGTCGATGAAGACATTTTAGCAGTTCCTCTAGAACCTATTCGCACGCACACAATCACCAAGCCGTGTAGTGTCGCCACAACTTGTCAACAAGATGAGGGAAGTGGAGAACCAAATTACAATGAACTTTTACTTCCTTCTATTTTACGAAGGGAGTCTTCCAATTCAACAATTGTTCGAAAAGTCTCCTTTCCAACTGCGGAAACTGAGTTAGCAACATACAGAGAACCAGAATATGATTATCCTTGGACCATAA ATACTTATTTATCATCAGAAAAAATCCTTCAAATCTACCAAGCTTCATGCAAACAGCATAAAACAATTGAACtggatattataaaaaatttgataatg GACATAAAGAATAACACAAATCATTCAGCAGTATTGAATTTGTCTATGATTAACATTACCAACGAGGTGAACGAGACTTTGGAGGATTTACTGAAGGTGGCGAATTTTCGTACGTTAGTATTATATGAATGCAAATTTACACCAGAAACGATAAGTGAATTTTTGAACATGCTTGAATATTATGAATCCGTTTGTGATATAGAAGTTGCTATGAATTTTGACGAAATTACCTGGAAATGCTTTTGTAACGCTTGTACAAACATAATGGTCCTGGAATCCATATCCTTCAAAGGTATGGTAATAAACGAAAACTACATGAGATTGTTGCTTAACGCTGTTAAAAATAACAGTATAATAACGACGCTGAAATTCGACGCTTGCATGTTAATTAAGTTACCTTCATTTTACTTAG TTGAGAGTCTCATGACTAACACGACGCTTTGTGAATTGTATCTTCCTTCGACAGGACTTTACACAAAAGAAGCCGATTGTTTAGGTCGTTTCCTGCAAAGAAACTTCACATTGAAAGTTTTAGATATAAGTAATAATTTCATAGGGGATCGAGGTTTGGAGGTTCTTGCCAAAGGTCTGACCAAACAAACTACCTTGGGTTGTGGTCTTTCCgttttagttgtttttaataatcaaattacCGAAAAGAGTGGACCAATTATCAGTAATATTATT TCCGAATGCAAAAACTTGCACACACTCAATATTGGTTACAACAATCTGACAGATGAAGTTGTCGCGAATATCGCTCCCAGTTTAGAAATAACAACCACTTTGGAAGGTTTGGGCCTTCAGTGTACTCTCTTGACCTGCAAAGGAATTGATTCTCTCGCTGTAGCCATTGAAAATAACAATTCACTGCAG AAAATTAATCTGAAGGGTAATAAGGCCATCCAAGTTACCGGTTTGGAACGATTGTGTCAAGCGCTGACATCgtcaaaaatttccaaaattgaaATCGATGATAGTAATCGTTCGTCTCAT GATCCACAAGCGTACGTGCaactagtgaaaaaaatgaacGCAATCTGTACAGTGAACAAAACATTTAAAGAAACCAGCAACGACGAAATTGCGAGTAACCAAATGGTATCTCGCAAAGTGTCGTTAAGTTGTGAACCACGATATGTAACACCAGACACGCCAGCTGCCGCGGTACAAATAGAATCTCCAATAACCTCTCCGATACCATCTCCACGACCTCCAAAGAGTCGTTTTCAGATAACAAAAGTACAAGATCCAAATTCGCGTCCTATATCTAGATTTAAAGTGACTCGAGTAATTCCTTCTCCTGACGAAGATGTGACGCTAGGCAAATTTGCCAATGTGCGTAGTAGTGTTTCCTCTAATGACAGCGTCGACTCTCTTCAACTTGACACGGATAGTGATTGA